The segment CTGAGGGTGACGGTGGCAGAGGCCACCGACGACGGGCGGGGTGAAAACCTCGGTCATGTGATCATCGGCCCCGAGGCCAGTGGGATGGGGATCACCCACTGGAATCAGATGTTGGCCACTCTGAGGAAGCCCGTGTCCATGTGGCACCCTCTGCGCCGAATCTAGTCCCGATCTGTCTGTCTTCTCTCCACGTTGAACTCttatttaaatctgtgttaTAATTAGAGTTTTACATCGTGACCAACACCTCGTCTTCATACATGGAGGGGAAGCTGAAAGGTCACGGTTTAGTTATTAAGGTGTGTAATTATTCTCTTGACAAACCTGTCGCCATCATCCTGGGTTGGGTGTGTTATGTGTGAATCGGTTTGAAACgggattatttttctttatcagcAGAGGCAGCCATGAGTATAGGATGAATTCaacatttcacttttgtttcaagttttaaagtaagaaaaggaACTCAGCCTCGGCAGGCGCAGCCTCCGGATTTTGCATGGCGCCTGCTCTGGTTGTAGCCTCTTCCCGCTGGGTAGGGAACAACCAACGGGACGAAAGGGGGGACGTCGCTTCTCTTTCAGGAAAGCTCATTTTACTTGTCTTTTATCGTTCGATTCCTTTCATTATGGACCTTGAGCCGAGCCGAGTAAGCGCCGCTAGATTTGCTTGTGTCGTCTTTAAACAGTGAGACTGGCAAATTATAGAGGTTTTGATATGTTCAGTATTTATTGTGCTTTTGAAAATATCCAGGTACTCTTAtccaggtgaaaaaaaaataacattaaaaaaaaaattgtaatttgtaGCAGCTGTTGCAGGGTGGCCAAATCCGTTGAAATCATCAGAACAATGCCAACattgttctatttttaatgCAATACTTGTTGCATATTTGAGATTGTAAATAGTACTCTAACACACTCTGAAAAGAATAGTCTGGTCAGTTATtggtagttagtaccttattagCCGTGGCGTCAGTCATAGAGCGcggagtatgaagaaaagggctGAAGTCtttatccaggctaggctaTTACCtaccaccgggaggaggccccggggaagacccaggacacgctggagggactatagttctcggctggcctgggaacgccttggggttcccccggaggagctggtccaagtggctggagagagggaagtctgggtctccctgcttaggctgctgcccccacgacccgaccccggataagcggaagacaatggatggatggatggatggctatTACCTAGCCAAACGAGGGCCCATTTCTATAAatcatttttcagcaaaaaaattagacaaatgGTCTCATGCAAAAatgtagagcaggggtgtcaaaccccaggcctcgagggccgctgtcctgggagttttaggtttttctgctccaacacacctgattcaaatgctTTAATTACCGCCTCACCAAATCACCAGGATCTCCAGgaacaagtcatttatttaaagcaggtgttttaaagcaagaacacgtctaaaacatgcaggacagcggccctcgaggaagGGAGATTGGTTTAATACTGGCTAATGTAGTGTCCTTTCGCATCAGTATCTTGTTTTTGAGAAATAGTCGGAGGGGTTATTTTATCCAGAAAAaggacttctgcccttttcctCATCCTGTGCTCTGTGATTGATGTCACAGCTGGTAAcatactaactattgataactctGTGACAGAACCTAACTTCAATAATGACCAGACCATCTCTTTAACCATTTGTCATTTTCCTTCTGAATTCTTGGTGCAAATCATGTTTTTCACAGCATAGCTAACAAAAGACACCAAACTCTGTTCACGAACACACTGTATTTAGCATAAAAGTCGTCACTGATGAGTCAGCTGTAATCAAAACACCTCTGGGAATTTAACATGTGATGTAAAGTACTAACTCTTTTGTATACGTTTAGTTTATGCTAAAGAAAACACCTTGATGTTCTGAGTCTGTGGCTGTTTTTCAGTGGGTACTCGTCAAACTTCAATAGGCTTTTGTTAGCTAAAAAGCAGGACGCTGGCACGGcaaaaaatgttgggtttttttaggGTTCCACCTAAATGGACAACAGCCTCCCGTAAAGCTCAGAATGCCAAGGTGGCTTTTTTAGTCTCTCTGAGACGTTCTCTCCAAAATTGTGCAATAgtgttttgttgtgactttcTGAACGTGACTTAAGTGGAAATTTAACCCTTAGAGCATAATCAGCCTCatgcctttttaaaagtttctttgtgttgttgAAGCAGAACCAGTTGCACACATTTTGGTCAAGTTCTGACTGCCTTTCTCACCTCACTTTGAAGAATCTATCCAAAAATAACACACTTGTGGTGATATAATATCAAATATTTCCTACTGTGCCAAATGATTAAAAgcaatattttcatttacagtCACCATCTGCATTCAACGAAGCTGTAGCTCACATTCGATCATGCATGAAGGTTTTTGGCACCTTATGTGAATGTGCCTCGAGAATACAGtgtattgtgtgaatgctgtttcaaataaataaaaaaaagcaattcaaCAATCAGACTGAAAACTTGTTGATCGTTTAGTTACTGAGAGTGTGTAACTTCTTCCTTCATTCTTCGATGGCACAAAATACCCTTGAATTTTGGTCTAAGGAAAATCTAGATCAGGAATGGGCAACATATGGCCCAGGGGCCAGAAGTGGCCGTTTGATTATGGGGCTGTTTACTCTACtccattttggagtcaatttgtAGATTTTCTTCAACAGTTCAAGAtttctgaacccaggtctcagagtggagattttcagacacttgcgtttgcatttcaaaggaagctaCAACATGTGAAATCGCACATGCGCACCACTGACGGCTGCAGCCAATAGCTGCAGGTCCAAACAAACGTTCTTGTATCCACCATTTTGTCTCTAACTGTTTCCATGCTCCAGATTGCATGGACACCTTGTTGAAAGCCTGGaatcagtgttgccagatatatgaTAATTTATAagatagttttagggtcaaatgcccctccttttctctgcacatgttcaccaatcacaacTAATCTTCCAACCTCTCCCCTCCTAGAAGGAGGggatagtttgggtcaaaatacaatcaATACAGGAATGGCCTAAGACAGAAGGGTTCATTCTGACTAACTAACAAACTATCTAATTTATTAATCCAGAGATCTATTTAGCAGTTATTTTAATCCCAACCTATAATCTCTCTAACTAATAAGAGTTAATTGTCTAACTGATTTTTTCAGAATACTTGCCTATTTATTTATGCTATTTTCAATTTTCAGTACAcgatatttgcaaataaataaacacattgatTGATTGAACACAATGAAGCCAAAGAGTATCATCTAATGTGCTGTAATCATCAATTATTCCGCAgctcaaaaaagaaagaacttgataataataagaaataaagacatgatTGGCTTCTGCACTTATGATTTAGTaactaaaatacttttttgtagGAACATAAATGGGTACAAAGCTGCCCCAGGGGAAatgtaacatgtttttttaaatctgagatGTAGCGTCAGTTCACTTCTATCAGACAATCAGAAAAGAGGGGCGCAGAAGGGGCGGAGCCAAGCCGAACAAAGTCCAGGAAGAGCGACTCTGGGTTTGGGATAACTACGTAACACATTTCTGCACAGTATTTGGTCTGTTCGTGCTTCAGAGTTGATCTGTCGACATGGCTGAGAACAGGGATAAAACTACTGACCAAATGAAGACGTGGAAGGAGAGCAGGGGCTCTCAGGTTTGTATAAGCGCTGCGTTTCCTTCAAGTGGTTGCACGGACGCCCGTTATCGGACATGGAATCAGATGTGGGTTAGAGGTCGTGCTGGGGGTAACAAAAGTGAAAACCGACATTGGTTTTGCGGACCAAATATTCATTATCACTGcagaggatttatttattttttattgacgTGCTAATAAATATTCTCCAGGTTGTTTAGCGTAAATGTTAGTTTTTGCAAAGAGTTGCTAACACTGAAAGCTAACGGGAGCCTGAGATATCTAAGAAAAACAACTCAAGCTAGCTAACCACTGGCTGTATTCAGACCTTTTTAGTTCCATAATAGACATACTGCAACACTGAAATGTTCTGTGTGAGTGCAgtctagttttttttcttcttttttttaagcgtGATTAGTAATAACAGTTGAGTTTATATAACGGGAGCACATTGGGTCAATTCAGCTGGCATCTCCTCAAGTGACTGAAGTCCACCGTCTTCCTGCCAGGTCATGTTTGTCTTATACAGgtttttttaatgctcttttaatgcagtttttatgCTATTTAAGCAGATATGCAGGGACCAACAAGCTAAGCAGAAAGCTTAGTTGTTTACATCTATTAACCTTATGTACTGTATctgaaaatgtatattttttgcatgtattttcttccaaaaatgacaaaaataaactgttttcacGTTATgatcagtgaaaaaaaaacactttaaataaaataactggcTGTTTTAGATTGATAACAAAGTCAACAAAGAGTTAATTTCCTTAGGATGGTTATAATTTCATTTCAGGGTGTCCTAATGTTCATTTACGGCATTGTTATTTGTTTCAGAAACCTGATGTACTGACCACGGGGGGTGGCAATCCCGTTGGAGACAAGCTGAACGTGCTGACCGCAGGCCCAAGAGGACCCCTGCTTGTCCAGGATGTGGTCTTCACGGACGAGATGGCCCACTTTGACCGCGAACGAATCCCAGAGAGGGTGGTGCATGCCAAAGGAGCTGGTTAGTGTTTGACAATAATTCCCtccttttattttgcaacattcccccccccctcctcagGTTAGCAACACCAGGAATCAGTACACATCAAAAGTTGCACTTTATACAGCTTGGTCCTGGTGAGCTGCTGTTTAGTTCAGGCTTATTGTGAAATAAAGATCGATGTCAGAAGGTGACTGTTTTCTAAAACTGGCTTCCACTCAAAAAACCTGAACTATTCAAGACAGTAAGCATcatctgtcagtttttattgtgtcaCTGTTGTTTGTGGATGCACatcagttgggttttttttttgctcaggaAATGCAGCTCAAGATGTTGCATTGAATCACTTAAAGTCTATGGTTGCTCCAGACAAACGGAAAATGAGGGTCCTACTTGTATGTAAATTAGCTGCAAGGAAATGCAAATCTTtgccttttttactttttttttttttttgaaaagtcaAGTTGCTTAGAAAGTGCCACGTTGTCTCCGGGGCTGCCGCTCGGGAACACCCATCACAgaacaaatataaaagtgttcgtgttttcattgttgtttttgttgcagggGCCTTTGGCTACTTTGAGGTCACTCATGACATTACTCGCTACAGCAAGGCCAAAGTGTTTGAACATGTTGGCAAGACGACACCCATTGCGGTCCGTTTCTCCACCGTGGGTAAGAACGATCATGTCGTGCTGTTAATGAGTGTTTTTGATgggttgttttaattttaaattgtgaGTGAAAGGGTACTTAAGATCTGCTTCAGACTGACGGGTTGTCTGTTGGGCATTTGGTTAAATTTAAACCCCGTCAGTCAGAGAACAGAGGCATATTAAAGCAAACAACCTGTATCAGTTAGGATAACAAAGTCCACATCCCTCATTTAGCTTGGACATTGTACCTGTCTGAATACTCAAATATGACACGTGGGAATCCTGTGGGTCTCATTGACCGTGTTATGTCTGCATTTTTAAGTCTTATTGAGGGTTAGCTAACAAAGGATGTtgtaaaagtataaaatgtaATGACCATAGTGCAAATAATAGCCTCTCAGGAGGTTGCTGTTTGAATGAGACGCCTACAGGTTATCTTATGTCAATAAGTGGATTGTGATATGAAATTTAACGCTCCTATTTGGGGGGTTTTTCTACTCCAGCTGGGGAATCTGGGTCAGCAGACACAGTCCGAGATCCCAGAGGCTTCGCTGTCAAATTTTACACTGAAGATGGTAACTGGGACCTGACAGGCAACAACACCCCCATTTTCTTCATCAGGGATGCCATGCTGGTGAGAAGTGTTAACATTCAGAGATGTTAAACATTGAAGTTATTTTAGGGGCAGCTGTAAGATTTGAATACACGTGTTAAACCACGGCTGGTATTCCTGCTGTGAGATGTGCGTCATCATGTACACATTCCCAACGTTTATAGAATTTGCATTATTTTGACTCCTGATGTCCACCTCTCCCCGCCTTCAGTTCCCATCCTTCATCCATACTCAGAAGCGTAATCCTCAAACCCACATGAAGGACCCTGACATGGTGTGGGACTTCTGGAGTCTGAGGCCCGAGAGCCTTCATCAGGTAGATGCATCTGAGCCTGAGACTGATGTTTGAGTCTGGACCCGTTTGAAAAGAAAGATTACTTTttccatgtttattttttttccaaatacatTCGTAAGTAAGTTTTTTGCTGCAATGCTGCAGATCAAAGTCAAACTCATGAATTATTTAATGCCTAAATCggtaactttcttttttttgtcccctgCCAGGTGTCTTTCCTGTTCAGTGACCGAGGTTTGCCCGATGGCTTCCGTCACATGAACGGCTACGGCTCTCACACCTTCAAACTGGTCAACGCTGACGGCCAGTGTGTTTACTGCAAGTTCCACTACAAGGTCTGTGTCGAATTAGATTAACTGTCTACTTTTTATGTAACTCATCAACTGATGTCGAGTGGGATGTTtctatttgtgtgtgcatgtgtatatatttatatttagaccGATCAAGGAATTAAAAATCTTCCAGTGGAGGAGGCAGACCGCCTGGCATCCACCAGCCCAGATTATGCAATCGGAGACCTCTTCAATGCTATCGCAAATGGCAACTACCCGTCCTGGACTTTCTACATCCAAGTTATGACCTTTGAACAAGCTGAGAAGTTCCCGTTCAACCCGTTTGATCTCACGAAGGTAAACGATTTGCATCCAGatgtgtacttttaaaatttattgatCTTCTCAAGacaagttttattgaaaatatcTAACGTAAatgaatgcagttttatttcttttgtttttttaccccttTTCCAGGTGTGGCCCCATAAAGATTACCCTTTGATTCCTGTGGGCAAGCTGGTCCTCAACAGGAACCCTGTCAACTACTTTGCAGAGGTGGAGCAGTTGGCCTTTGACCCCAACAACATGCCTCCAGGCATTGAGCCCAGTCCTGACAAGATGCTGCAGGTAACAATTctacaatttttaattttttttatttaattgaagTAAAACTTAGTCTTGAAGCATTTGGGAGCTTGCATTTCCCAGAAGCGTATCTCATCTCCCACGTGTCTGTGCAGGGTCGGCTCTTCTCCTACCCCGACACACATCGGCACCGGCTGGGGGCCAACTACCTGCAGCTCCCCGTCAACTGTCCCTACAGGGCCCGAGTGGCCAACTACCAGCGTGACGGTCCAATGTGCTTCACTGACAACCAGGGTAAGTCGTAGCTCTGTGTAGACTGTGGGTTAACAGTAAAGATCATATACTAATGCAGGTTTAGTGTATGCAAACATTAACTATAGTTTGTAGGTTTGTCACAACTGACTCCATACTGAGGATGGAGCAACTATTTTAGATAGTTTGGGTAAAACTTACTTACCTTTATTCCCtcacttttctttattttgttttatttaaaaaaaattttaaggACAGTTTGTGTTGTGGCTACATGTTTTAAGCTTGTTTTGTGTAGTTTCACTTGACCGGGTCTTTATcttaactctaaattgtccctaagtgAGAGTGTCAATTTtccctgtgtccctgtgatggacatgcgacctgtccagggtgtcccccgcctctcgcccagtgactgctggagatgggcaccagctccccgcaaactgaaaaggagaagtgggtaaagaaaatggatggatggatggatggtgtttATCTGCTGAAATTCCAGcactaaaatgattaaaagtccTCTACTCCAGTAATTGGAGGATTAGTGGCTCAGTCCCCTGCACTGACCTCTGTAGATTACGTTTTTATGTGAGATATCACAGAATAACTGTTAAAGAGTTCCAAAGTGATTTCAAAGGTGGGGCTTGGATAATTACTTGGTTAACTTTGAAGCAAACTGCTTCACACAGTGAGAATGATGCCACAAGatgaaaacatacatttaatttGGTAGTGCTAACATCA is part of the Kryptolebias marmoratus isolate JLee-2015 linkage group LG11, ASM164957v2, whole genome shotgun sequence genome and harbors:
- the cat gene encoding catalase isoform X1 encodes the protein MAENRDKTTDQMKTWKESRGSQKPDVLTTGGGNPVGDKLNVLTAGPRGPLLVQDVVFTDEMAHFDRERIPERVVHAKGAGAFGYFEVTHDITRYSKAKVFEHVGKTTPIAVRFSTVAGESGSADTVRDPRGFAVKFYTEDGNWDLTGNNTPIFFIRDAMLFPSFIHTQKRNPQTHMKDPDMVWDFWSLRPESLHQVSFLFSDRGLPDGFRHMNGYGSHTFKLVNADGQCVYCKFHYKTDQGIKNLPVEEADRLASTSPDYAIGDLFNAIANGNYPSWTFYIQVMTFEQAEKFPFNPFDLTKVWPHKDYPLIPVGKLVLNRNPVNYFAEVEQLAFDPNNMPPGIEPSPDKMLQGRLFSYPDTHRHRLGANYLQLPVNCPYRARVANYQRDGPMCFTDNQGGAPNYFPNSFGAPETQPRCLESRFRVSPDVARYNSADDDNVTQVRAFYTQVLNEDERQRLCQNMAGALKGAQLFIQKRMVENLKAVHPDYGNRVQGLLDKFNAEAKKNANVRVYSRPGASAIAASSKM
- the cat gene encoding catalase, whose translation is MAENRDKTTDQMKTWKESRGSQKPDVLTTGGGNPVGDKLNVLTAGPRGPLLVQDVVFTDEMAHFDRERIPERVVHAKGAGAFGYFEVTHDITRYSKAKVFEHVGKTTPIAVRFSTVAGESGSADTVRDPRGFAVKFYTEDGNWDLTGNNTPIFFIRDAMLFPSFIHTQKRNPQTHMKDPDMVWDFWSLRPESLHQVSFLFSDRGLPDGFRHMNGYGSHTFKLVNADGQCVYCKFHYKTDQGIKNLPVEEADRLASTSPDYAIGDLFNAIANGNYPSWTFYIQVMTFEQAEKFPFNPFDLTKVWPHKDYPLIPVGKLVLNRNPVNYFAEVEQLAFDPNNMPPGIEPSPDKMLQGRLFSYPDTHRHRLGANYLQLPVNCPYRARVANYQRDGPMCFTDNQGGAPNYFPNSFGAPETQPRCLESRFRVSPDVARYNSADDDNVTQVRAFYTQVLNEDERQRLCQNMAGALKGAQLFIQKRMVENLKAVHPDYGNRVQANVRVYSRPGASAIAASSKM